The following are encoded in a window of Plasmodium reichenowi strain SY57 chromosome Unknown, whole genome shotgun sequence genomic DNA:
- a CDS encoding hypothetical protein (conserved Plasmodium protein, unknown function) translates to MLLQKHFKLVPNQDNNLEELINELALSKKNINEIRKYGTKLKRHNDDIHIGYDNNIEDKENYNNL, encoded by the exons ATGCTCCTACAGaaacattttaaattaGTTCCTAACcaagataataatttagAAGA atTGATAAATGAATTGGCTTTATCTAAAAAGAATATCAATGAAATAAGGAAGTATGgaacaaaattaaaaaggcacaatgatgatatacatataggttatgataataatatagaagaTAAGGagaattataata